From Punica granatum isolate Tunisia-2019 chromosome 1, ASM765513v2, whole genome shotgun sequence:
TAACGAGAATCATTGTCCATCTCCCACCGCATCAAACTGAATTTTTCGTAACTCTTAATATTTATTGCAAAATGATTTTAATGAAAAGCAAAGTCCACATGACAACCCAATCTCTAATAGTTttgtaaaaaaagaatatcgaTACTCATTTCTTTTCAAAAGCATATTCACCACGTCTTCTTCTGATATGACATCTATgtgatatataataaaatatatctatGGGGATGAGTTTCATATATTGcagaaaatgatatatattgtattCACATCTAACAGAATTACATGGTGATTTAaggaatttatattttgttttgtatttaGGTAAAAGGAAGGCGACATGATAATCTAAAGATGAAAATCGAACTTATAAACCTCATGGTATATATTGAGACGAGGGCAGAGTGTGTCATGCACTGAACTGATACATTCCTTGATTATTAATTGTTTCTGAGCTGAATATACCTATAATTGCAAACTACACCCCAAGACAAGATAAGATGTGCGTATCCATCAACATGTGAAAACAAAGAcaatgaaaggaaaagaaatcatTAATTAGCATTAAAtttacatattaattaatcttaGTATCAGCGTATTTAGGTTTCAAACCTTAGACAACATTGATCCTTTCCAGCCTGTTATTCTGTCCACCATCCATTAATGCATATGccattataaaaatttcagaaaGATAAATGAagtcaatgaaaatttattagatCAGATCTTCAGCTTTTATTATATACCCAAAAACAGTAAATTCTCTTAAAAGTGCTTTTAACTAATCTCCCGACACTCAAATGTAATAAATTGTCTTATATATTTCATCAAAAAATTGTCTTAAATAATGCAAAAATTACAACTCGTATCACTGTGAATATGTAACCAGGATGATTTTTAGAAGAATATAATTAGGAGGATTTAGTACTGCCAATTATTAGATCAGATCTTACttaagtgttttaaatgaaaattttacagaACTTGTTTAAATGAAGACTTATAATCAAAGCAATCAAATTCTATTTATTCTTATTACCAAGACCACCTGATTATACACATAATACTAGTGTTCAATCCCGTGCGTTGCACGGGTTtgtattcatatatttatattttggatcgataataattattacagtttaaaatattattattattatttatagtttaataaaattatgccTGCAACACCCAGTCAAACAATCAagatttaatatatattttgattttttttgttcaacTCAGTCGAATttaattgtttattttctttctgttTTATTATGGATATATTTATAGGCAATAAACCATGTTACTTATAGTGCCCACTTGGGTCAGGCATTACCTAATTTTGtttcttaatttattcaattttctttgGACTCTTTTTGAAAAGAGTGTCTGCTGCTGCAAATAAGCCTAATTATAACCGATCCATATGATATAAATCATATAGTTAATGGTCTCATCCCGAATATAGAAGATCCATATTACTTTTCACGagtgaaaacaaaaaaaacaaaaaacacaTGCCATAGACTTTGGCTGTTTAGTCAAGTGATTTGACAAGGTGGATAAATAATTCGTTTTCACTTTAAATCAATTCCATTTCTCATTGACATTCGGGTTCAATAGAACCAGATTAATTCCCATTTGAGTCGGATATTCTTTCTATATGCTAAATTACCTAgttaaaagaattaataaacTTTACGTCAAATATTTATCTCGAGCCATTTGGCTGATGATAATTAAAGCATCATTATActgaatataaatatgaataaatgcaattaatcaAATAGATGAAGAGGTTCAACATATCCTCACCTTATTCATTATTCAACTAATGTATACATCTATACAAAGAActactatttatatcaaacatagatttgaaaaactaCGAGAACATGCATAGTTAATTTCCTAGAGGTAAGTGAGTAGGTGACCATGAATTTTAGTGCACCTTGAGATAAagtttcaaaagaaaatttaaatctctctttttaaaaaaaaggacaaataaaaatttaaatctctctttaaaaaaaaaacaaataaataataaaagaaggaGAAATTAATAAGTTATTACTACATCTCCGCATGGTTTGACCTTTGCCTAATATTACGTGCCGTTGAGGATTGGTAGTGCAACTACCACTGATGTCCTTCTCCCTCTTAACCCCACGCCTTTCCCAATCTTTTTTTAGCCcctaacattaattaatttagtccATAAGATATAATATTActagtaataataatacattATGATCTAATTATGGACAAGGTAAAAACAGGACAGGTATCCTAGATATATAATTGCACTTTCAATGAACAAATGTATCTAACTAATGAATGGATTTGCCTATAACACAAGGAATGATTAAGAACCATCCCGTACATGTTGTTGGGATACTCTGGCATTTAGGAATGAAAGTCAGGCTATGAGAGGTCAAGCTAGGGGTTTATACCCGACCGAGAACAAACCAAGCGCATGCATGGTGCAATTTGTTTCGCAAGTCTTTCTTGACAAGACGTAAGAAGTGAATATGTAGTAATTAGAATATACGTGTATGCCCTAATTTGAGTTTTACTAGGATTGCATCATAAAGTATATATCTCAAATGGGAGAGGGTGGGTGAGTCAGAGATGCACacaatataatatgtatatatataatattttataaaaattgtttATAATTTGGAGAGTTTTTAGGTTCATCGATCTCATGTATGTGTCATGTGATTCAAACGTTGTTTACTTGTCTCAGCCGTCGATCTATCTCTCAAGAGGGTGCTGTCTGCTACCTAACACAACCTTGCCAAATCCAAATCTCAAATGCATATCTTTGCATTTCTGTTGGCTGAATTTGGAAGCCACAAGTGGTAGCTGTTGTTactgattaggaagaaagggcgattatttaaatatatgtttttgcTTACCTTTTTTGGTttgtatttgaaattaaacttAATACAATATATTAGAATAATGAAATCGTCATCATTAGGGAACTATTGGACTTAATCCATCATTAGCACAATCACTTGGGGAGCCAACATCGATGGGCCACGGAAGTGCTAATCAATCATACTTCGGACTCCCACATAAGCTTCGTGGAAAGTATTTATAGATTTACATTTCAGGTTGGTAGATTGTTGATCGGAATCTAATACATAAATTGTCCAATTAGGCTGAGATATGGAGAGTGAATAGAGGGACCTACCGAAGGATTCTGCCGTCATATACCGACCTAAAATGTGGCCAACCTCACCATCGGTAATTTGTTGCAATTAAGTGAAATTTCTGTCGacgttgatatatatatatacacacattatGGTGCCATAACCATTTTGTTTATGGTATGAatgaggaaaaagaagaatcaTCTTTGATTAGGCCCTAATGAACAGAATGCTTGTGTCGGACCCGACACGAGAAGATCCAAATATAATTATGGGCCTTATGATGGGCTTCAAGCAATACATGGGGATATATGGGCTTGGGCCGTACATTGAATTGTTATAAGGCTTAGCCCATTAAGTGGAGCCCGGAATTCGCTTGGAAAAATCACATATCTAAGCCCAATTGTATCTTTAAATGGTGGGGGTAAAAAGCCCAATAGGATTTTACCGTTAGACCTCCTGCAGCAGAAAATATCAGTCAAATATCTATTGTATTATTACATACAAATGTTGAAACATCATCCCCAGTAATTTCAAGCTGAAAGCTGCATAAACAGGAAAACATGATTCACTCCGAAATACTATAATCACGAAGGAAACTGGGCACAGAGTAGATGCAAAGcacacattttttttaaaaaaaattttgtcgGCTATATCGTGCCTTTTGGTTGAGATTACTTCGGGCCGGATTTTCTTGTTCGGGTATGTGTTTGGGATGGAGGCAAAGCAATGTCAAAAGGGAAGTTGGAGTTACTAATTACTATGAGTTTAGCAGTGGGAGTGAGAGGGTTGTTTAGGGATGATGAGggattcagcaaaaaaaagaaaaaaaaaaagaagaaagggatGATGAGgggagagggtgagggttgggTTGTGATTACTCACTGTGGAGGATGGATGAGGCTTTCCATGTCAACCATTCATCCTGTGGATAAAACAGCAAATAGCAACCTGAGCAAAACGAAAGGCTCCTCTCTTTTTGAACCCTCCCCCTCTTCCtccatcatcatcgtcatcattATAACAGCAACCAGATTCATAGCAGAGTGGGAggaagacagagagagagagtgtgaaCTGAACTGAGTGAGTGAGAAGAAGAGGATGGCACTGAGAATGTGGGCTTCTTCCACAGCAAATGCCCTGAAGCTCTCCTCTGCAGCCTCCAAGACCCACTTCTCCCCTgccctcttctctctctccagATGCTTCTCCTCTGGTTTTCCCTCCCTCTCTGTTCcgttctttctttgttttctgtttgttttattttgtttttatttttttattttttaaggtTGGCATAAGCAAGTGTTTGTTTGTAGTGTTGGAGGGGCTCAAGTATGCATCGTCGCACGAGTGGGTGAAGCATGAGGGCGCTGTGGCCACTGTTGGCATCACTGACCATGCCCAGGTATATCTACGATTTATTCGGTCGGACTGACGTATTTAACAAGATGGTCACAGGCTCTTCGATCACGAAAACCGCTTAAACTTATCGAATCTCACTAGTTGAATCGTATGAGTTTTCGAATCTTGATGGAACCACTATGAAGCTGCCGATCATGTGACCGAGTAGAAAACAGTACTTGAACAAGATCACATCTTACTTGGAACTTCCACCCTAAGCAGAAAATTCTTTGCGCGCAGGTTTGAGATAATTGAGAAGTATAATTGGCAGCTGGGATGAAACATGACAAGCATATTACTATAATgtcatgaaatattttgtatcttTGTTTTTTCCATTCCAGAACATCAAACATGACGTAGAAAACGTTCTATTTGTTCGGTTCTATTAAGACATGAATGCTACGACAGGACCACCTTGGAGAAGTGGTGTTTGTCGACCTGCCCGAACCTGGGGGTCAAGTATCACAGGGAGGAGGCTTTGGAGCAGTGGAAAGTGTGAAAGCTACGAGTGATGTTCTCGCCCCGATCTCTGGAGAGATAATCGAGGTCAACACAAAGCTCTCCGAGACCCCAGGATTGGTAATCTTTCCTTTATCCTACTTCCACCAATGCTGTGAATGTGATCAATGCAGATTATAAGCTTTTAGAAACACAGTAGTCTCGAGCTTCTGTTCAAGGTCTTCTTTGACATTCTTTTCGAGCATCAGCCGGCAAGAAAAAAGCGCTTCTAAGTTGACTGGTCCTTAAAATTGAAGGTGAACTCAAGCCCTTACGAGGATGGGTGGATGATCAAGATAAAGCCTGCTGATCCATCGGAGCTAGGCAAGTTGTTGGGTCCTAAGGAGTACACCAAGTTCTGCGAGGAGGAAGAATCTCATTGATGCCTGTTTCCAGCATTTTCCTCGGACTGACCCGCTCGGAGCAAGAAGACAATACTCTCAATCCTCTTAATTTGTCGATAAGCTTCGGAAATGTCAAGTTTGATACTTCTATCTTCACCTCATTCCTCTTTTCCTGTTGTACTCTCTGCATCTTCATGTAATTAAAGACCCCTTTATTCCTTCGCttcatctcttggctttctcGTCATATTATTCTGAGTTTCCATATCATTCATTCACGTAATGGAAAATAAGCTAAGAAGATCTCAAGTTCCTCGTACATATTAAATTACTTCAGGACAACATACAAGTCGATAAGAAAACGACAACAGGCGCCAAACCAAAAGGTAAAATATATGCAAGGGATTTCTCGGTTTCTGGCACCCTCTCACGTTTGAATCTTCAAACAACCCTTTTGATTCTTGCTTGAAAATTATCTTTAGGCTTCGGTGCAGGGAAGTAAACAACAGGGCATTTTGGGTTACTCCTCTCGAGCCTGCACGAAAATAAAAGCACTTACTTCAGGCTAAATTTTGTCAGCTTTCTTCTGCAGATAATTCGTAATGCTTATACTTTCAGATATAACAGTCAAAGAAGAGGAAATGAAGGAAGACTCACTCATAATTCAGGAGAAAATGGTGGAGCAAGATGAATATCTCAAGCTTGGCAAACTCATTTCCcgggcaaaaccgacttccTGCCCCAAAGGGAATGAAGGCTCCGGCCTTGCTTCGTTGATTCTACTCATAATggagtgaaaaaaataaataaattaaggatcagctttccttttttctttggcACATGAAAAGTATACTAATACACATCAAATGTAATATTGAAACAGTTGCTTGACATGACGAAAATAGACATGAACAAGAAGCATTGCTCACTTACTTCCCATCTTGAGGGATTAAACTCTTTTGGCTCTATGTGGTTCTCCGGGTCCATGTGGACAGCTCGAAGCGAAGCGAGCACTTTCCAGCCCTTCGGTATGATATAGCCTGAGGCAAATTCAAAATAGTCTGGTTCGAAATTTTGGTTCCAGCACTATGGATACATGAAATTTGAGTGTTATGAGAGTATGTGGTGTATCCTGACCATTCATCGTCACGTCCGTGTTTGCCTCTCGATATAATGCAGCTGCAATGTTAACTCTCCGGAGCATCTCATCGATCACCTTGAGAACAAGAATCTCAGCAAATGCAAACAATACTTGATTGATTTGTTTTCTGTTACCATGCCGAGTTTATATATACCTTCGACAAGTACGACATTTGTTTAATTTCCTGTATGCTCAGCCCTTTCTTTGTGGGATCTCTTCTCTTCAGCATCTGAACCTGCTCTTCCTGAATAAAATACAACAATATCAAATCTTTACCGGAACCTAACCTTTATTTCGGGCAATTCTTATTTTCCTTGTTTTTGTTCTGGAAAATCCTGTTCTTACCCTAGCTTTCTCCAAGGTTTTGGGATTTTCATGGAGGCAGATCATCACCCACATCATGGCGTATGCCGTACTCTCATGACTTGCCAACAGGTACAGGTGCAGAATATCGGCAATCTCCTCCTTGTCTAATTTGCTGCCGTCCTCGTCTTCCTCTGCTATCAGTAAATCTAACAGGTCCATTGTTCTATCAACTGCATCATTCTTTTCCCTCATCGAGATTCTTCTGTCCACGAGTTTATGGATGATCTTTTCCAATTCTTTCTTTGCCTTGTAATGACAAAATGTGTATAGTCAGTTCATAACTTTTGTACCGCTCTTCCAAAggaaactaaaaaactggacAATTTCTCCTATGCCAGGCAACTAAATGGACAGGCTCTTCTTCTTACCTTTCGTGCTCGGTAAAAACTTGAACCCGGAAAATTGAGTCCAAGTGCATTAAGTCCCTGGTTAACATCGGTATACAACAAACTTAATTTCTCCGCAAAAGCATCATCAGTCTCCTCCGAACCAAGGAACACATGCATGACAACCTTAAAAGCTGCCTTCTTTATTTCTGTGAAGAACTCGATTGGACGGTCCAAACTGGCCCACTCATCCAAAGAGGCAGTTATGACCTCCTGGACGATATCAATGTATCGGGACAGCGACTCACTGCCGGTGATGGGGGCTGCTGTCAGGCGACGGAGGCGCTTGTGCTTGGCGTTTGATACGTCATGGAATCGTCCAATTAGTTCTTGAGTGGTCTCTGGGTAACCTAGCTTGAAATCCTTCTCGTCTGCTAATGCCCGGATGCATGTCTCAGGTGCACAGACTATTACCGTTGGCTTTCCGAACAGTAGAGTTTTGTAGATACCAGTCCGACCATATCTGTAAGAATCCAATCAACAAAAAGCAGAGTTAAGCACGAACATTTTCTTTTAGTATCAACTGTTCAAATCTGTTTGAATAACATgaaccaagaaaaaaaaattgcgatTCCGGGACTTTCAAGACCGACTAAGAGACTGGAACTACCTGGAGATGAAGCTCGAGATCATGGAATCAGGGTCACTGGATCTGAACGCCCACAGGAATGACAGCATTTTTCCAGCCCAAGGCAAGCCCATGTCTCCTGGAGGCAGAAAATGCCTCTTTTCCCCTAATTTTCTCAGATACATCCATTCATTCACTTTCCTTAGGAACCCGAAGACAAAACCACAGCCCAGAACCAAGAACGTCGTGACCAGATACAAAATGTACGTAACCATTTCCGAAGATCTTATTTTACACTCTAGTAGCCCATTTTTATAACTAGTCGAGTGCCGCCTGTAAGAACTACAACTCCGACACTAAGTTACAAGAATCTAACATTTCTCTACAAGACGTTTGTTTCCATTCACTATATAAATAGAATCAATGAAGGTGACTCGTGGGACTCGGTCACCTGGAGAGAGGAGAATTTTCAAGCAGAACTGCACATTGCAACTGTCCAATTAGCATCCATCCACAGTTTAACTCGTTGCAACGATACGTTTTGGCACATGTAGTTGTTCTTATCCACAATCATCTTTCTTGTTTTCTCAGATGTCAATTATGGCTTCTCTTGATCGGGAGACGGGGAATCCTCGGGGAGTATCAACTAAAATTAACAGTTACGAAATCCCTAACCTGGACTTCACATGAAAGATATTTCCAGTTCCAGAATATTGGTTGAAGTCCTCACAAAATTTAACTATGTAAGGACAGGACCGTGCGAATCCAGTGGACTTTTAATGCCGACATGAGctttattttcttctctttattCATTATAAAGTAACTGGTCGGCCTAAACATCGGGACTTGATTGTTGGAACTCGTAAAAACATGTCCTAGTCCGGTCAAAAATAGACAAGTGATGATACTTAATCATATCCCATCTTAGAGGGTCGAACTTGTCCTGGCTCGGCCCTGCTGGTAGATTCCAGGATCATACAAATGAACCCCTCGGCACCAGACCGAAGATTTCTGCAGCCACAATGAACAGGTAATGTTGGATGGACAATTTAGAAAGAACTGCTTCTTTCTTGCTCCCTCGGAAGATTTACCTTGAGTATTGAACAGACAGCCACATTTGATCCCATGGTTGACATCAGAATAAACCGTTTCCGTCTCCTCTGTTCGACAACAGAAGTTACAGAACACCCATTATTCCCCTGGATGCGATCTTCCTCAACCCATTCAAGAATTTGGCCGGACAGCTGAACGTCACCGACCCGATCCAGTGATTCAACAATTATGTCCTTGATGCAGCGCATGGATCTAGCCAGAGAATGGACATTGTTTTCTTCCTCCTTACCTTCCCTGAAGCTCTAATTATCCAATGGGTGCCATATTCCCAACTGAAAAACAGATCAGTTTATGGCACGACGAGGTGCCTGGGCCGAGCATGccctattaaaaataaattcaactTCTACTTCTATGCAGTCGAAATCTGGTACGGTTGGTGCAGCTGTGATGTCCGCATTGTAAAACAACAATTGCGTGTTTATTATTGACAATGAGCCTctatggagaagagataattcATTGTCTACAGGTAATGCACTTACCGATATGTCTAACCAacgatatatatacacaagaCACAAACATGTACGATAATGAAAATGTAGAAGAATCTTGCAAATTTTCGGTTCACTGCTTAATGGAGTGAAACTCTGGTGATCATACTTCTGTCCGTCTGTTCAGTATCTCCCATGTAATGGATTGCCCCAACAAATAATGTATGACTTCTCGGGGCTTTCAGAACCTCACAATCCGTGCTCTAATCCAAGCAACAGATCAGTGCAACATTCTCCAcataatttaaagaaaatttgctGTACGAGTCCACAGCACGAGATTGTCAATTATCACAACATCATATGCGCTTGATCGCGTGGATATTATCTTAAAcgtgaatttttattttttggatgtTTCAATCTCATTAGTTTTATTGTAATTCACCTTGCAATGGTGCGGGGAATCAAGTATACAACTTTTATTTAGAGCCAATTTGTATTTCATATGCTGCTCTGATAAAGGAAAACTAGAAACAAAGAACGGGACTCAGTGCGGCGTGGCACTAAGTTTcgatttgattttaaaatattctaaaattctatttttatcAGTTTAGTATGAGTCTACACGTTTCTTTAGTTCTCTTTCCCTTTGGACTATGAACTTCCTTTATAACCTAAGAACAGTCATGGGAAACTATAAAGTAGAATGGAAGAATTGGATTAAactgatttgatttttttttttgcccaaTAAAACCGTTGTGACTGGTCTACCCTTTTTGCTAATTATATACATAGATCAAGCAGAAACCAAACCGCGAATGAATTACCGTTAAAATAACCAGAAGTACCGAAAGTTTGATCTTCCTAGCTTTATCTTTCACTACCTGAGCTTTTTCTTACTTCAAAGGTggaatataagaaaaatatgatatCATTAAACTAGAAATCGAACATCTATATCTCTATATGTATGAAAGCAAGATACGAGGTGGGTTCGGCCAGCTGGCCTCAGAACACTCCGTTTctaaatgaaaatttctcggttttttgagtttttaaaattttaaattatctttaattataaaattagctacgaaatcttttgaaataatattcaatttaaaaaatcgaaattgccataaaatcttttggaCACTACAGTGATCTCCAATTGAAGGcaatataaaatttctaatGGACTTTCTaggtttttaaatttttttaattttcggaattatttttaataaaacatattatataaaagatatctcatcataaaatctaATTCGTtgattctttaatttttataattaatgtattatttaataatcttgaactTTTTAATATGAAAGTTAATATTTCATCCCAAATGGCCTTGAATGATCAGTTTCTGAATGGAATTTTCTTGgttcttttagttttttaaaattaaattatactcaattataaaattagcaacacaatcttttgaaataatattctATTTAATAAAACCAAAAGTACtataaaatcttttggataATTGGGTGATCTCCATTGAAtgcaatataaattttctaaatgaaaCTTTCtaggtttttaaaattttttaaattttccgaattatttttaataaaaaatatttttaaaaagagatctcatcataaaatacgatttcttgattttttttaatttttataatccatatattattaaataatcttgaattttttaaaataaaaataatatttcatcacataaatattaatatcaaaataagtatatattattatatattcatacataatatagatatattaatatatggttatgTGGACAATTTTTAGTATctagaataagaaaaaatatatatgaattatattattttatagatatctatttttaaaaatacattatataatattttattgatagaaatggaattttctagattttttgactttttcattttcggaattatttttagtaaaaaaatatttttgaaagatatctcatcataaaatctaatttcttgatttctttaattttataatgtaaataacataatgtatttgaaataaatgagaagattttattatatgtatagatattatttaataatctcaaatatttttaaaataaaaattaatatttcataaataaatattaacatcaaaataagtatatatattagtatatattcatacaatataaaatatgttaatatatgCTTATGTAGACAAcctttaatatatatagtaagaaaaaaatat
This genomic window contains:
- the LOC116193177 gene encoding glycine cleavage system H protein 3, mitochondrial, which codes for MALRMWASSTANALKLSSAASKTHFSPALFSLSRCFSSVLEGLKYASSHEWVKHEGAVATVGITDHAQDHLGEVVFVDLPEPGGQVSQGGGFGAVESVKATSDVLAPISGEIIEVNTKLSETPGLVNSSPYEDGWMIKIKPADPSELGKLLGPKEYTKFCEEEESH
- the LOC116193176 gene encoding ent-kaurenoic acid oxidase 2-like; this encodes MVTYILYLVTTFLVLGCGFVFGFLRKVNEWMYLRKLGEKRHFLPPGDMGLPWAGKMLSFLWAFRSSDPDSMISSFISRYGRTGIYKTLLFGKPTVIVCAPETCIRALADEKDFKLGYPETTQELIGRFHDVSNAKHKRLRRLTAAPITGSESLSRYIDIVQEVITASLDEWASLDRPIEFFTEIKKAAFKVVMHVFLGSEETDDAFAEKLSLLYTDVNQGLNALGLNFPGSSFYRARKAKKELEKIIHKLVDRRISMREKNDAVDRTMDLLDLLIAEEDEDGSKLDKEEIADILHLYLLASHESTAYAMMWVMICLHENPKTLEKAREEQVQMLKRRDPTKKGLSIQEIKQMSYLSKVIDEMLRRVNIAAALYREANTDVTMNGYIIPKGWKVLASLRAVHMDPENHIEPKEFNPSRWENQRSKAGAFIPFGAGSRFCPGNEFAKLEIFILLHHFLLNYELERSNPKCPVVYFPAPKPKDNFQARIKRVV